A portion of the Pararge aegeria chromosome 10, ilParAegt1.1, whole genome shotgun sequence genome contains these proteins:
- the LOC120627048 gene encoding malate dehydrogenase 3, cytoplasmic-like gives MNYQCRPIREPIKVIVVNPLAPASQLIIVKIMSGVVFGIEQSIDLYLIVYATEMKSANAFRLEIESCAFSCTNSIKVSSDLPSACDGDVFCFMTNFSNPNRLVFTTEEYSENFDALYLIIKLANTFSWSAENGEPVKSVIFNNKKADKKSTDKNWNPIFMTDGLVALDILNSMAKDLPSHIFYCPTPITAIARGILGDYLQVRCSLINELLVWAANDEVFHVEVEKPLVAYDVSGDKSRCQSDLVGKDILQSRNFDTTQLSASWMKKEFIEKVASSASKNPYGCIYRAAQFSKTLRDIWLTRACGDGKKVYCNIGIISDGSLGTIKGYPYVLPIILDKGTWSINNRFVEDTHLKQEIKRINKAVKNHHQQLIPYCKKFLQDNIMNQAFKSEDSVFMF, from the exons atgaattaccAATGTCGGCCGATACGAGAACCAATAAAAGTAATCGTAGTTAATCCTCTTGCGCCGGCGTCTcaattaataatagtaaaaataatgtcTGGCGTAGTCTTTGGAATTGAACAATCGATTGATCTGTATTTAATAGTGTACGCTACTGAGATGAAATCTGCGAACGCTTTTAGGTTGGAAATAGAATCATGTGCCTTTTCCTGCACTAATTCCATCAAAGTGTCTTCTGATTTGCCAAG TGCTTGTGACGGCGACgtattttgttttatgacaAACTTTAGCAACCCGAACCGTTTGGTTTTCACTACAGAAGAATATAGCGAGAATTTTGACGCATTATACTTGATAATAAAATTAGCAAACACTTTCTCATGGTCAGCGGAAAACGGAGAACCAGTGAAatctgttatttttaataataagaaggCTGATAAAAAGTCGACAGATAAAAACTGGAATCCTATCTTTATGACCGATGGCTTGGTGGCTTTAGATATTTTGAATTCTATGGCTAAGGATTTGCCATCGCATATATTTTATTGCCCAACACCTATAACGGCAATTGCAAGAGGGATTTTGGGAGACTATTTGCAA gtTCGTTGTAGCCTGATCAATGAGTTACTTGTTTGGGCTGCCAATGATGAAGTATTTCATGTCGAAGTAGAAAAACCTTTGGTAGCCTATGATGTTTCTGGTGATAAGTCTCGATGCCAGAGTGACTTGGTCGGAAAAGATATTTTGCAGTCACGTAACTTTGATACCACTCAATTGAGTGCTTCATGGATGAAAAAAGAATTTATTGAAAAG GTGGCGTCATCTGCATCGAAGAATCCTTACGGATGTATTTACAGAGCGGCTCAATTCAGCAAAACTTTGAGAGACATTTGGTTAACTCGCGCCTGTGGTGACGGCAAGAAAGTTTACTGCAATATTGGTATAATTAGTGATGGTTCTCTTGGAACTATAAAAG GTTACCCTTACGTATTGCCAATAATATTGGATAAAGGTACTTGGAGTATAAACAACCGTTTTGTTGAAGATACTCATCTCAAGCAGGAGATTAAAAGGATTAATAAAGCAGTTAAAAACCATCatcaacag ttgATCCCGTATTGCAAAAAGTTTTTACAAGATAACATTATGAATCAAGCATTTAAAAGTGAAGACAGCGtctttatgttttaa